One segment of Cohaesibacter intestini DNA contains the following:
- a CDS encoding GDP-L-fucose synthase family protein yields the protein MDSQKRLLLTGGGGMVGRNVLDHPAAASWDIVAPRSADLDLTDRVAVDAYMAEIKPDLVIHAAGRVGGIHANIANPVAFLDDNLLMGRNVIMAARQAGVKQLINLGSTCMYPREAVNPLVEDSILTMPLEPTNEGYALAKIMAARLCDYIRTEDASFAYKTLIPCNLYGAHDKFDPRHSHLVPAIIHKVHQANKTGINEVEIWGDGTARREFLFAADLADAILKAAEDVEGLAGAMNIGLGHDHSINDYYAIVAEVIGWDGRFVHDLSKPVGMKQKLCSVAKQTAWGWEAPTALRDGIARTYQYYLESGHS from the coding sequence ATGGACAGTCAGAAGCGCCTGCTGCTGACCGGTGGCGGCGGCATGGTTGGCCGCAATGTTTTGGATCATCCGGCAGCGGCCAGCTGGGACATTGTTGCGCCGCGTAGCGCGGATCTGGATCTGACGGACCGGGTGGCGGTGGATGCCTATATGGCTGAGATCAAGCCCGATCTTGTGATCCATGCGGCGGGTCGGGTCGGTGGCATTCATGCCAACATTGCCAACCCGGTGGCTTTTCTTGATGATAACCTTCTGATGGGGCGCAATGTGATCATGGCGGCTCGTCAGGCCGGTGTGAAGCAGCTGATCAATCTGGGCTCGACCTGCATGTATCCGCGTGAAGCGGTCAATCCTCTGGTCGAGGACAGCATCCTGACCATGCCGTTGGAGCCGACCAACGAAGGCTATGCGCTGGCCAAGATCATGGCGGCGCGTCTGTGCGACTATATCCGCACCGAAGATGCAAGCTTTGCCTACAAGACCCTCATTCCCTGCAACCTCTATGGGGCGCATGACAAGTTTGATCCGCGCCATTCGCATTTGGTGCCTGCAATCATTCACAAGGTTCATCAGGCCAACAAGACTGGCATCAATGAGGTTGAAATCTGGGGGGATGGTACCGCCCGGCGCGAATTTCTGTTTGCGGCCGATTTGGCGGATGCGATCCTGAAGGCGGCAGAGGATGTCGAGGGGCTGGCCGGCGCGATGAATATCGGTCTTGGCCATGACCATTCGATCAATGACTATTATGCCATCGTGGCCGAGGTGATCGGCTGGGACGGGCGCTTTGTGCATGATCTGAGCAAACCGGTCGGCATGAAGCAAAAGCTCTGCTCGGTTGCCAAGCAAACGGCGTGGGGCTGGGAAGCGCCCACAGCCTTGCGGGACGGGATTGCCCGGACATACCAATATTATCTGGAAAGCGGACATTCATGA
- a CDS encoding DegT/DnrJ/EryC1/StrS family aminotransferase, translating to MTIKFPLATSSWDQAELDALQKVIASDMYSMGPEVKAFEAEFADFFGSRYAVMVNSGSSANLLMTAALFFTKNADLKLERGDEIIVPAVSWSTTYYPLGQYGLKMKFVDIDLETLNYDLEALAGAISEKTKAIMLVNLLGNPNDFDAIKALVGDRSIALIEDNCESMGATYQGKQAGTFGVMGSYSFFFSHHISTMEGGMVVTDDEELYHVMLSLRAHGWTRNLPKFNHVTGEKSDDPFEESFRFVLPGYNLRPLEMSGALGREQLKKLPSLIKGRRANGTLVQAALSDHPAFMIQREIGEASWFGFSLVIRPDAGLTRAELVQQLGAAGFECRPIVAGNFAKNEVMRYFDYEIHGQLANADYIDANGLFVGNHHYPVPEAVEALAKIGR from the coding sequence ATGACTATCAAGTTTCCCCTTGCCACATCCTCTTGGGATCAGGCTGAGCTGGATGCCTTGCAGAAGGTGATCGCGTCGGACATGTATTCGATGGGGCCGGAAGTGAAGGCGTTCGAGGCGGAGTTTGCCGACTTTTTCGGTAGCCGCTATGCGGTGATGGTCAATTCCGGCTCCTCTGCCAACCTGCTGATGACGGCTGCTCTATTCTTCACCAAAAATGCCGATCTGAAGCTGGAACGGGGCGATGAAATCATCGTGCCGGCGGTCAGCTGGTCGACGACCTATTATCCGCTTGGACAATATGGCCTGAAGATGAAGTTCGTCGATATCGACCTTGAGACCCTGAATTATGATCTTGAGGCATTGGCTGGGGCCATTTCCGAGAAGACCAAGGCGATCATGCTGGTCAATCTGCTCGGCAATCCGAATGATTTTGACGCCATCAAGGCCCTCGTCGGCGACCGCTCAATCGCTCTGATTGAAGACAATTGCGAGTCCATGGGGGCGACCTATCAGGGCAAGCAGGCTGGCACCTTCGGGGTTATGGGCAGCTATTCCTTCTTCTTCTCCCATCATATTTCCACCATGGAAGGGGGCATGGTGGTGACCGATGATGAGGAGCTCTATCACGTCATGCTGAGCCTCAGGGCCCATGGCTGGACCCGCAATCTGCCGAAATTCAACCATGTCACCGGCGAGAAGAGCGACGATCCGTTCGAGGAAAGCTTCCGCTTCGTGCTGCCGGGCTACAATTTGCGGCCGCTGGAAATGTCCGGGGCCTTGGGCCGTGAACAGCTCAAGAAGCTACCATCCCTGATCAAAGGGCGGCGGGCAAACGGGACGCTGGTGCAGGCGGCTCTGTCGGATCATCCCGCTTTCATGATCCAGCGGGAAATCGGCGAGGCGAGCTGGTTCGGCTTTTCGCTGGTCATTCGCCCGGATGCGGGCCTGACGCGGGCTGAACTGGTGCAGCAACTGGGTGCGGCAGGTTTTGAGTGCCGGCCGATCGTTGCAGGCAACTTCGCCAAGAATGAAGTGATGCGCTATTTCGATTATGAAATCCATGGCCAGTTGGCCAATGCGGATTATATCGACGCCAACGGTCTGTTCGTTGGCAATCACCACTATCCGGTGCCCGAAGCGGTTGAGGCTTTGGCCAAAATCGGCCGATAG
- a CDS encoding NAD-dependent succinate-semialdehyde dehydrogenase: MLELKDASLLETRAYINGEWRAVDRHFDVTNPATGDLVAKVADCDISHMREAIDGAYAAQKHWAALTGKQRGKLLRKWQELLIANADDLAIILCAEMGKPLPEAKGEILYGAAFIEWFAEEAKRIYGDTIPGHQPDKRIIVLKQPVGVVGSITPWNFPNAMIARKVAPALAVGCAFVARPAELTPLSALAMAVLAERAGVPKGVFSVVPNHNAAAAGEELCANPKVSKITFTGSTRVGKILMRQCAEGIKKLSLELGGNAPFIVFDDADLDAAVDGAMMSKYRNNGQTCICANRIYVQSGVYEAFAAKLKAAVAGLKTGNGMEEGVTSGPLISEAAVAKVESHMQDALSKGAKVLTGGKRLEGTFFEPTILTDVPSTALVNSEETFGPIAPLIRFETEEDVIAMANDSEFGLAGYFYSDSMSRVWRVAESLETGMVGVNTGHISTEVAPFGGVKQSGLGREGSKYGVDDFLEIKYVCMGGI, encoded by the coding sequence ATGCTGGAACTAAAAGACGCAAGCCTGTTGGAGACACGTGCCTACATCAATGGGGAATGGCGTGCCGTTGATCGACACTTCGATGTCACCAACCCGGCCACAGGCGATCTGGTGGCCAAGGTCGCCGACTGCGACATATCCCACATGCGCGAGGCCATCGATGGTGCCTACGCCGCCCAAAAACACTGGGCTGCTCTGACCGGCAAACAACGCGGCAAGCTCCTGCGCAAGTGGCAGGAGCTGTTGATCGCCAATGCCGATGATTTGGCGATCATCCTGTGCGCCGAAATGGGCAAACCCCTGCCTGAAGCCAAGGGCGAAATTCTCTATGGCGCAGCTTTCATTGAATGGTTCGCCGAGGAAGCCAAGCGAATCTATGGCGACACCATCCCCGGCCACCAGCCAGACAAACGCATTATCGTGCTGAAACAACCCGTCGGCGTGGTCGGTTCGATCACCCCATGGAATTTCCCCAATGCCATGATCGCCCGTAAAGTCGCCCCGGCCTTGGCCGTTGGCTGCGCCTTTGTTGCCCGTCCGGCAGAATTGACGCCCTTGTCGGCTTTGGCCATGGCCGTCTTGGCTGAACGGGCCGGTGTCCCAAAGGGCGTCTTCAGCGTTGTACCGAACCATAATGCAGCAGCGGCGGGTGAAGAGCTTTGTGCCAACCCCAAAGTCTCCAAAATCACCTTCACCGGCTCCACCCGGGTCGGCAAGATCCTGATGCGCCAATGCGCCGAAGGCATCAAGAAACTGAGCCTCGAGCTTGGTGGCAATGCGCCATTCATCGTCTTTGACGATGCTGACCTCGATGCAGCTGTCGACGGCGCAATGATGTCGAAATATCGCAACAATGGTCAGACCTGCATCTGTGCCAACCGCATCTATGTCCAGAGTGGGGTCTATGAAGCCTTTGCGGCTAAGTTGAAAGCCGCCGTCGCCGGGCTGAAAACCGGCAATGGCATGGAGGAAGGCGTCACCTCTGGGCCGTTGATCAGCGAGGCCGCCGTCGCCAAGGTCGAAAGCCACATGCAGGACGCCCTTTCCAAAGGCGCAAAAGTGCTGACCGGTGGCAAGCGGCTAGAAGGGACTTTCTTCGAGCCGACCATCTTGACCGATGTGCCTTCCACTGCTCTGGTCAACAGTGAAGAAACCTTCGGCCCCATTGCACCGCTCATCCGCTTTGAAACGGAAGAAGACGTGATCGCCATGGCCAATGACAGCGAATTCGGTCTGGCGGGTTATTTCTATTCCGACAGCATGAGCCGGGTCTGGCGCGTGGCGGAAAGCTTGGAAACCGGCATGGTCGGCGTCAATACCGGCCATATCTCGACCGAGGTCGCCCCCTTTGGCGGCGTCAAACAATCCGGTCTCGGTCGCGAAGGCTCGAAATATGGCGTCGATGATTTCCTCGAAATCAAATATGTCTGCATGGGTGGCATCTAA